A single genomic interval of Epinephelus fuscoguttatus linkage group LG22, E.fuscoguttatus.final_Chr_v1 harbors:
- the fbxl14b gene encoding F-box/LRR-repeat protein 14b, whose product METHISCLFPEILAMIFSYLDVRDKGRVAQVCIAWRDASYHKSVWRGVEAKLHLRRANPSLFPSLQARGIRRVQILSLRRSLSYVIQGMPNIESLNLSGCYNLTDNGLGHAFVQEIPSLRVLNLSLCKQITDSSLGRIAQYLKNLEVLELGGCSNITNTGLLLIAWGLHRLKSLNLRSCRHVSDVGIGHLAGMTRSAAEGCLNLEYLTLQDCQKLTDLSLKHISKGLTKLRVLNLSFCGGISDAGMIHLSHMASLWSLNLRSCDNISDTGTMHLAMGTLRLSGLDVSFCDKIGDQTLAYIAQGLYQLKSLSLCSCHISDDGINRMVRQMHELRTLNIGQCVRITDKGLELIADHLTQLAGIDLYGCTKITKRGLERITQLPCLKVLNLGLWQMTESEKVR is encoded by the coding sequence ATGGAGACGCACATTTCGTGCCTCTTCCCGGAAATTTTGGCCATGATTTTCAGCTATCTGGACGTGAGGGACAAAGGCAGGGTAGCCCAAGTGTGCATCGCTTGGAGGGACGCATCCTACCACAAGTCAGTGTGGAGGGGGGTGGAGGCCAAGCTGCACCTCCGCCGGGCCAATCCCTCTCTGTTCCCCAGCCTCCAGGCCAGGGGAATCCGGAGGGTCCAGATCCTGTCCCTGCGCCGCAGCCTGAGCTATGTGATCCAGGGGATGCCCAACATCGAGTCCCTCAATCTGTCCGGCTGCTACAACCTCACGGATAACGGGCTGGGTCATGCGTTTGTGCAGGAGATCCCATCACTGAGGGTGCTGAACCTGAGTCTGTGCAAGCAGATCACAGACTCCAGCCTGGGCAGGATAGCTCAGTACCTGAAGAACCTGGAGGTGCTGGAGCTCGGAGGCTGCAGCAACATCACCAACACTGGGCTTCTGTTGATAGCCTGGGGCCTCCACAGGCTCAAGAGCCTCAACCTGAGATCCTGCAGGCACGTCTCGGACGTGGGGATTGGACATTTGGCGGGCATGACCCGCAGCGCGGCGGAGGGCTGCCTGAACCTGGAGTACCTGACCCTCCAGGACTGTCAGAAACTGACGGACCTGTCACTCAAACACATTTCCAAGGGGCTGACCAAGCTCCGGGTACTGAACCTGAGCTTCTGCGGGGGGATCTCAGACGCAGGCATGATCCACCTCTCCCACATGGCCTCGCTGTGGAGCCTCAACCTACGCTCCTGTGACAACATCAGCGACACAGGGACCATGCACCTCGCCATGGGCACCCTGAGGCTCTCCGGGCTTGATGTGTCCTTCTGCGACAAGATCGGGGACCAGACCCTGGCGTACATCGCCCAGGGGCTGTACCAGCTCAAGTCCCTGTCCCTGTGCTCGTGCCACATCTCTGACGACGGGATAAACCGGATGGTGAGGCAGATGCACGAGCTGAGGACCCTGAACATTGGACAGTGCGTGCGCATCACGGACAAAGGACTGGAGCTGATAGCTGACCACCTGACCCAGCTGGCGGGCATCGACCTGTATGGATGTACCAAGATCACCAAGAGGGGACTGGAGAGGATCACACAGCTCCCCTGCCTTAAAGTGTTGAACCTGGGACTCTGGCAGAtgacagagagtgagaaagtGAGGTGA